The following is a genomic window from Antechinus flavipes isolate AdamAnt ecotype Samford, QLD, Australia chromosome 3, AdamAnt_v2, whole genome shotgun sequence.
GGGATCTCGGCCTTTCCCTCCTAGGGGCCTGGGCCTTTCCCACCAACAGGAGGGGGCTGGGGATGGGACGGGCCCTCACGGCCGGGGGAAGCGCCTGCCACCCGACCAGTAGCGCTCAGAAACGTTGCTCAGCTGGAACTGTGTGGCTCGCGACATGGAGAGCAGCGGGTCGGACCAGCACCAGCTGGAAGTCCTAGATGACTAGAAGTGAGAAGCAGAGTTAGGGCTGGGGCGGGAAGGGAAGAAACCAGCTGCTGCTTCCAGGGGCCCCTCCTCTGGGCAGCACAGACCCCCGGCCCCGCCTGCTGCTCCAGCCCCTCAGCTCTCCCCGGCCCCTCAGCTCTCCCCGGCCCCTTGGGGCTCCCCGCGCTCCTCTGCCAGGCACTTACTGAGCGGTAGTGGTCTAAGAGCTCTGCCCGCTGAGCACCGGGGTCCAAGGAGGTCCGGAGGTCCAGACTGCTCAGGGCAGAGCTGCTGGACGCCGGCATGGGGATGTTGTCCCAGCCCATCAGGCAGTGCtgtgagggggaggggagagagcaaAGGGTCAAAGCAGCCCCCGCAGGAAGCCTGATGAGGTCACCAACAGCTCCTCCTCCTGCGCCCCCCACCCAGCCCCAGCTCATCCAGCCCGGCCCCCGGCGCTGAAACGCGCCCAAAGGATGCTTCATGTGGCTTTGATGGCTGGAGAGACGGAcaagagggtgggagggaggctGCTTAGCAGCCGGTCACTCACCCGGGGCAAAGCCATGGTGTCGGAGCTGTCGAAGCTTTTGCGTCGATGAATGGGGTACTGGTGGGGGGGCAGGAAGGTTGACAAGGGGACGCTCACTCTGCAGGGAGAAGGGAGACCTCAGTCCCGTCCTTGCCCCGAAGGCCGGAGGTGACAGAGCCCAGAGGGGCCTCCGGGGATTCGCCAGGCCCAGGCCCAGCAGCCCTTCTCCCACcctgagggggagggggggacgcAAGGTGTCCATGGACTCACAGCTGGGGAGCAGCAAAGCCCAGATGCCCAGCTCGGGGGCACCACCAGAGACAGGGAGATGCCAGAGAAAACCCTGCTCACAACGCACACCGCCCCCACGTGCAGGGAGGGCAGCAGTCGGGCAGAGACCCTCCTCTGAAGGTCTCCAGGGGATGCCCAGGGCCCCGTGCAGAGAACacagaaagggaggaggggtTTCTCTGACACTGACCTCTCTTCCAGTAGCCCTAAACCTCCATTTCCCCCTAAAGGGGCAGAGGAGCTGGCCCAGATCAAATCTACAGCCTTGGAAGCTTTGTGTACAACCTCCTGCTGACTTGGCTAAAGGGTCCCGAAGGGGACGGGGAGATTCGAGGCCCCTTCCCCCAGACACCTGATTTGGGTAGGGTGATCCAGGGTCTCCCGGCCCTTCTGGCCGCGGGAGGTCTTGCACACGGGGCAGGTGGCCAGTGGATCCAGGGGAACTGTAAACAGACGCTGGTTCACTCGATAACAATGTAAACCTGAAAGGGAATATTCAAAATCGCTCCAGGTGCCCCCTTGCCCAGCTTTCAGCCCCTGCTTTCAGCCCACTCTCCCCCCGTCCCCAGCCAGGGTCGGGGCTGGCCTTCAGAGGCCCAAAAAGGGAGGAAGCGGCTGGCCAGGCCCATCTCCAATTACTGCCCCTGCTGCTGGGAGACCACTCCGGCCCTGCCTCACGCCCGCTGGATTCTGCTGGCAGAAAGACCCTTGTGATGGCCAGTCCTCCCTCTCTCCCCGCCCCCAAGTCCCTTCCGCCTTCGGCCTGTGACTGGGGTACCAGGTCCTCTCAGTTCACCCCCCAGCAGGGAGCTGTGTCTCCCAGGTGCCCATCCTGGGTGCTGACCATGCCCATTAACCTCCCAGGCTTCAGTCCCCTTTGAGGGACGCTCTGTCCCTGGACTCTCTCCCTGCTGCCCTggggctccttccagctctgggcCCAGCAAACAAAATGTGGGCACCAAACACAAGCTCCCGGGGCGGGGGGTCAGGAGAGGCTTTGGGCTGGGGGGGAGCACCAGCCTTAGGGGAGCACGTGGGCTAAAGACCATTCCAGGCAAACAGCCAGACCTGGGCGATGGGGAAGAGGGCAGTTTGGCTCAAAAGCAGAGCTAGACTGTGATGTGGGAGCCAGGGAAGGGGCACGTGGCAGGCGGCAGGGAGTGGGGGGCTGGGGGCGGCAGGGAGTGGGGGGTTGGGGGCAGCAGGCAGCAGGGAGTGCGAGGCTGGGTATGGCAAGGAGAGGGGGGCTGGGGGCGGCAGGGTGCCACTCGGGGATGGGGGCCCACAGCAGGCAGCCTGGGATGGTTGGCTGGCTCAGCCCAAGGGTACAGTGCAGTACCCCCGAGGAGGGAAGGCTGGCCTTTCCCAGGCCACCCCCACACTCTCACTACAAATTCATGAGACACACAACATGAAGGTGGCTCCTGCTTTCTCCCAGCTCTCTGTCTGGCTCTTTGGGGCCAGCGGCAGCTGAGGGGGCGCCTCCGAATCTCTGAGCCGGCTGGCCTGGGCGTCCCGAGGGCAGCCGCCCCAAAGCCTCCCCAGTCCTCGAGCTGTTTCGGCCCTGGGgctgagaggaagggagggaaccCCCTTGGCCGGGCCCTTGGGCGTGACTTACACTGATGGGAATCTGGAGTTCCCTTGTTTCTAGAAGAGGGCAAGTCCAGAGGATCCAGCCTGTGGGCGAGAGAGGGGACAGGTGTGAGAAAGCCTGGGCGGCCCCTCCTCAGGCGGCCCCGGCCCACCCGCTCATCCTGCTCCGCTCACTCTGGGTATCTGGAAATACATTCTTCCTTATTAGCCTTCCGAAAATCCTGAAGATCCGAGTAGTAGTTTTCAGACTTATGGATGACAGGAGATGCCGTGTCCAGCAACCCTAGAGTGGGAAAGGAGGGGCAGTGAGGGTCACCGAGAGGAAGCCGAGAGTCAGCAGGCGCAGGCCGCAGGCCCAAAGCCCAGCACAAGCCGGGACCCTGGGCACCGGCCTTAGCCAGGGGGCCTCGGTTTTCTCCCCAAGCCCAGCCTCTGGTCCGCGCTCAGAGGAGCCTCCCCATCCCAGCTCTGGGGCCGGCAGGCAGCCATACAGTCCCTCCACGGCCACAAGGAGACCTGAGGCTCCTCAGGACCTGCACAGCAGAGGCCCCGAGGGCTAATCCTGCCTGTGCTGCCCAGAAGTGGCTTCTGCAGTGCCGGCCTAGGCAGTTTCCAAGGGTCTCTCCCCGCTCATGATCCACAAGCGGCTCCTTCACCTTCTCCACTCATTTTAGACAAGTCCCAGAGTCTGCCCAGCCCTGGCAGCTTGTCCGGCAAATgaaaactccctgagggcagggactgtttcccCTGAGTCCTGTATCTTTGAGTTGGAGCCTAGCATACAGCAGGTGCTTAGTACATGGGCTTGAACTGGAAAAAAGCTGAGGAGCCTGGGGTAAAACATTAGTGATAAAGGCAAGTGTTGGGAGCTTCAGGGAATTACTGCTTTCCCCAAGTCTCCATCGCAGCCATGTGGGCAACAAGATATTCCCCGCCCCGCCTTTGTGTCTCAGCCCAGGCCATGCCCCCTGCCCGGAATGCTCTCAGCTCTCTTTAGGAAGGAGCTCAAGGAGCTCCGACTTAAAACATATGGCCCTATGACTGCCAACCCCGCCCACGGTCTGAACACAGGAACACTCTTCCCCTTCCCAAAATCACTTTGTGTTTCCGTATGTGCTTTAATTTATATACTGACTTTACGTTCACAGACTACATTGTCTACCCCCAGctgaatgtgagcttcttgagggcagggattgctcCATTTTTGCCTGGGGGTCCCCAGCTCCTGGCACACATAGCACCTGGTACATACTTAATGATTATGGATGGAGTTAAGCAGTAAATCCGGGACCTTCCTCAGTCCGGGACCTTTCCCCTCGTGTCCCTGTGATGTGGCCCGGGCCTACTTTCCCAATCTTAGTGTTCACCCACTGGCCAAAGCTTCCAtcacaaagggagagagagagagagacagagagaaagagagagagagagtgtgtgtgtgtgtgtgtgtgtgtgtgtgtgtgtgtgtgtgtgacagaagACAACTCACCTGCGATCACATCATAACCTAAATAAGGCTTCGTACGCCAGCTCTCATCAGGAACCAGAAAATCTTTATGTTGGGGATAGTAGGGCACTTGTTCTCCAGGCAGGGCCGAAGAGGTGGGGACCCAGCGCAGCTGTGGCTGGATGGACTGAGAACCAAACCAGGGAGGCACCTGAGAGGACAGAGCCGGCTGTCACATCCCGCTCTTCCCTTCGTGGCTGCCCTGGCTCTGCAGGACACTCGAGCCCTGCCCCAGGACCAGCACTCCACAAATGTTCATGGAGTTGTCACCCCCAGTGTGAACAGGGCCCGGATGGGACAAGCGGAGCCTTTCTCTGGAGGAAGGGGCAGGGTGGGGGCCCAGCTAATTCCCACGGCTGCCGGAGGGCTTCGGGGCGGCCTCACCCACTACCTTCAGCCCTCCAGGTGGCCGAGGGCCCCCACGTGCCCGGCCTATGAGAACAGAGGAGGCCCACTGGGCAAGATGTGGGCAGGGCTCCCTCTGGGGCAGAAGAGGGCCCAGAACTGGATGGCGGCTCCGCCCGCCCCGAAGCACCGCCCACTGCGCTTACCTCGAAGTTCTGCCATTGCTGGATGGAGCTGAGGCCTCCCACGGTTTCTGTTTCGCGGAAGGGCCTCTGGACCCCAAAGGTCAGGGGATCAATGGTGGGCCCCAAGTCCAAGGCCTTGGGGGAAGATGGCAAGATTGCTGAACTGAGCCTGGAACTGGGCCTCTGGAAGTCCTTGGGTTCCTGCCCCTGGGGCTGGTTGAACGGCGGGGACTTGGCCAGAGACATGCTGCTGCCCAGGAGGCTCTTCAGGGCTGTCTCCTGGCTCCTGCCTTTGTGTTCCTGCTCGGAGGCTTCTCCGTCCCCAGTGGCGGCACTAAGGGCTGGGCGGCGGCCCAGGTGGCGCGGGGACGCGCTGGACACGACGGTCTCTTCCTCCTGGGCGCACCAGGCCTCGGGCACCTTGCGGCTGCCCCCCTACGGAGAAGGGAAGGCTGCTCCAGGCCCCGCCCCCGCTTCTCCTCCTCGCGGCCTGCTGCCCCCAGCCTCAGCCCCCCAGGAGGGAAGCGCCTACCTCTTTGATCTTGCGCTTGGGGAACAGCTGGGCTGCCCCCTTGGCCCAGGCCACAGACTTGCGGATCTCCTCCTGCCCCACCCGCAGCTGCCGCAGGAGCTCCAGGTTCATTCGGCGCAGCTGGCTCAAGTCCTCCGACTCTGGCATCTGGAAGGTGCTGTCCGGGGCTTCTGCAGGGGAATCGAAGGGCCTGGAGAGCGGTCCACGCGGGGAGGAAGGCGGGAGAGCGGGTGGGGGGCTCTGGGCCACCTAGGAGAGGCCCTGGTCAGTGCTCCGGCCAGGCCTCGGGTCACCTCGCGATGCCCCTCCCTGAGTCAGGAGCTATCCATTACAAACCGCCCAGGGCGGGTGCAGAAGGCGCACAGGAGGACacagggggggtggggggtggggcagAGGTAAGTAAATGGCCAGTCCCAGGATACCCCAGTTATAAgtgatagaatttgaacccaggacctcttTCCTTCTCACCTCACGGCAAAAAGGCCGAACTAATTACGAGTGAGATGGGCTGCGAAAAGGGACGAGGTTACCGCCTCTCTATTTCCTGCCCCCCATCAGTTGGACCTCCCATAGAGGGGGTAGAGGCAATCATTGAACTCATTTCAAGGGATGGAAGGTTTAgagccccttcctccctctcccacgAGGGACGCCAGGACTCCAGGCAAAACCCCCAACTCTAATGCTCTGTCTGCTCTTCCCTGCGTGGCCCAAGGGACTATTTTAGCTtccggacctcagtttcctagttTGTAAaagatggggggaagggggagcggGTCAGCCTGCGCCTATGGGACCATGGGCTCCAATCCTGGGACACTCCCCCCGCCCCAGCCCTTTTTTGAGGGATCTTCCTACTCCTTCCCACACTCACGCAAGGGGCTACAGACTAAGCAGTCCAGCTCGGGCTGGGCTCTCCGGCCCGCCTCAGTAGCAACACCTTGGGttgtttggttttgatttttttttttttagcaggcCTCGGTTTccccgtctgtaaaatggggaaccCGGCCAACCGAAGTGCTCAGACGCTAGGGCTGGAGTCACGTGGAAGCCGAGGGGAGGGAGGGGCCGGCGGAGCGCACGTGGACGGGAGGCGCGCGCCACTCACCGGCCCGCGGGGGAAGAGTGTAGTCTCGTAAACCCCACAAGCACCCTCCTCCATAATGTCTGCCCTTCCCTGCCCCCAACAAGCCCATCCCCCGCCCCCCTCCGACCGCCCGACCCCGGACCCCGCTTCCCGGGACAAAGGGGGGCAGCCGCCCACTCCTGGGTAAGACGCCGGGGGCGGGGCTGGGGCGGGGCGCGGAGCCCGATCTCGGCGTCCTATTGGTCGGACGCGCAACATGGAGGGGCGGGGCTTCCGGCACAGAGGGGCGGGGAATAACAAGACCATCCCCCGGAAAGCGACCCAGGACCGTTCGGAGGCGGGAACAGAGGCAGAGAAGGCGGCCTTGcgcttccccctctctctttcctcccccgcccccttttctgcccccttcctccccccctcccccggacCAGGGCGGGAGAAGGTGCGCACTCCGGCAAAGCCAGCCAGGCCGGTTCACCCacctgaagaaactgagtctgggGAGGAGGAGAGCGGGAAGCATGTGACTCCCAGCGAAGGCGGACCCgatttccttcccctccccaacacGCACGCCCTCCCAGCCAAAGCTCCCTCCATGCCGGGCTGCCCCCTACCGAGTCTCCCCGACTAGACTGGAGGCGCCTGGAGGGCAGGGACCACGTGCTCTCGGCTGGCAAAAAATGGCTCTTTCGCGCGCACAGTAGGCCTCTGATCACTAATCCCGGGGCGGTGACGTCACAGTCGATGTCACATGACCCTGAAGCCCCTCCTCGGCTCCTGGTCCTTTCCCAATCCGGGGCTACCTTGGAAACCGCTGACTACTGGGGGGAGGCTTTGGGCTCATCATCAAACCGCCTTTATTCAGCGTTGCCCCCCGCAGTCCCCACCCGGCCCAGTGCAGAGATAGTAGCAGCCAGTACTGGCACTCGGGAAAGTGGCCGCGTCCGCCCCCTGCTCCACCTCCCGCGGGCTGGATCCGGCTCTATCAGTACGCAAAGCGGCCTGAACATCAGACTTTTAAACGTCAAATAACGTGCGACAGCGCGAGGAGACAGGTCACCGTCCGGCTGAGATGTCATCGGCCCAGCTGGGCAGCCCCGCCCCCTGCCTGCCTGCCCCACTCTGCCCGGTCCAAGCTCCGGCTTCCTCATCTCCCCGCCCGAAGGTTGCTCCCGCACCCGTGCCACCCCGCAGCACCTCGCAGGCGTGTACGTTTACCTGTGCCTACCTGCACGTCTCACCCAGGTGGAAAGCCACCTGCGCACATGTCCGCACTAGATGTATATGCGCAAGTGTGGGGGGCACCAGGCGCGGGTCCAGAAGCCTCATCCTCCCGAGTCCAAACCTGGCCGCGGCCGCTGCCTAGAAGTGGGGAACTCTCTttaccttgtttacctcagtttcctcatctgtaaaaggagctggagaaggaagtgcaAGTGGtaggtgtgtgtatgtacatatacacgtGCATGTATGTattgtgaatatacatacatgtgtgtttgtgtcaTGTACACAAGATACTGTGTTGCATTGTTTGCACATGCCCGTTTCTTTGTTTACAAACATGTTCATGTGCACATAAATACTACAcgttgtgtatatatgcatgtgtgtgcagttgtgtatatatgcatgtgtgtgcagttgtgtatatatgcatgtgtgtgcatatagtgtatagtacacacacacagaggcacgGTGGACAGAATGgtccttgagtcaggaagaactgagttcagacCCAACCGTAGATCTTTATTAgtttggatgagtcacttaacctctctgcctTAAACTATAAAACAGGGATTATAATATAGCCCCTCTCTCCTGGGACCATTTTGACAAAGAAGATAGTTTTTGTAGAGAACTTAGGACCTGGCACACTATATACATGTCAGCttatgatgaagatgatgatgggAGTTAATGTGGCTGATGCTGCCACAACTGGTGGTGGGAGTGTGTTCCAATATGAACTGATCAAAGAGGCAACAGTGGTTAATGAATGCAGTGAGGAAGATCTAGTTGGGTTCAAGTGTGGCCTTTAAcattgtgattctgggcaaaagAAATATATCTAAACCTCAGGTAcctcttttgttaaaaaaaaaaaaaaaaaaaaaaaagacctcaccGGGATGTTGCAAGGATCcttacattcaataaatatttgcttattaaGCACTTGCCATGAGGGTGGCCCTGGGCTCCAAGCTCAGGATAACAATTCCTGCTATTGAGAAGCTTGCACTCATTCCCCTGTGACAGCACATGACTTAGCAAGTCCCTTGAATTCATTGAAAACAAAATTGAGTTACTTAAGACCTAGAGTTCtacacttaaaaatgaaaaattcagcgTGCTGCATATGCCTGAAATCAGCATGAATTCCACCAAAGAGATCTGAGGAAGGAGGAAAGTCTCATCTTGATATAATTTGTGAAATGCAAGTCCTTGTATGTACAATTT
Proteins encoded in this region:
- the MIIP gene encoding migration and invasion-inhibitory protein isoform X2: MPESEDLSQLRRMNLELLRQLRVGQEEIRKSVAWAKGAAQLFPKRKIKEGGSRKVPEAWCAQEEETVVSSASPRHLGRRPALSAATGDGEASEQEHKGRSQETALKSLLGSSMSLAKSPPFNQPQGQEPKDFQRPSSRLSSAILPSSPKALDLGPTIDPLTFGVQRPFRETETVGGLSSIQQWQNFEVPPWFGSQSIQPQLRWVPTSSALPGEQVPYYPQHKDFLVPDESWRTKPYLGYDVIAGLLDTASPVIHKSENYYSDLQDFRKANKEECISRYPELDPLDLPSSRNKGTPDSHQCLHCYRVNQRLFTVPLDPLATCPVCKTSRGQKGRETLDHPTQIRVSVPLSTFLPPHQYPIHRRKSFDSSDTMALPRHCLMGWDNIPMPASSSSALSSLDLRTSLDPGAQRAELLDHYRSSSRTSSWCWSDPLLSMSRATQFQLSNVSERYWSGGRRFPRP
- the MIIP gene encoding migration and invasion-inhibitory protein isoform X1; its protein translation is MEEGACGVYETTLFPRGPVAQSPPPALPPSSPRGPLSRPFDSPAEAPDSTFQMPESEDLSQLRRMNLELLRQLRVGQEEIRKSVAWAKGAAQLFPKRKIKEGGSRKVPEAWCAQEEETVVSSASPRHLGRRPALSAATGDGEASEQEHKGRSQETALKSLLGSSMSLAKSPPFNQPQGQEPKDFQRPSSRLSSAILPSSPKALDLGPTIDPLTFGVQRPFRETETVGGLSSIQQWQNFEVPPWFGSQSIQPQLRWVPTSSALPGEQVPYYPQHKDFLVPDESWRTKPYLGYDVIAGLLDTASPVIHKSENYYSDLQDFRKANKEECISRYPELDPLDLPSSRNKGTPDSHQCLHCYRVNQRLFTVPLDPLATCPVCKTSRGQKGRETLDHPTQIRVSVPLSTFLPPHQYPIHRRKSFDSSDTMALPRHCLMGWDNIPMPASSSSALSSLDLRTSLDPGAQRAELLDHYRSSSRTSSWCWSDPLLSMSRATQFQLSNVSERYWSGGRRFPRP